A region from the Natronorubrum halophilum genome encodes:
- the thyA gene encoding thymidylate synthase, translating to MRQYLELVDAVLSEGTYKPNRTGVDTISSFSEHYEVDLQEGYPLLTTKRMDGYRWNSMLHEMCWYLSGEEHIRTLRDETKIWDAWADEEGRLDTAYGRFWRRYPIPDDEAQLEGESWPDETHRWVTEEADGRRTFDQLQYVVDTLSDSPNSRRLVVNAWHPANAAVSTLPPCHYSFVFNVQGDRLNCHLTQRSGDTALGIPFNIAAYALLTKVIAQQTGFEPGTFAHTVVDTHVYCGRGARGEWYADNLRALQSRLVDADEREDYLDVREWLESEAPAEAEGDERFDHVPGLLEQLSREPLERPTLEVADGATIDTLSYDDVALEAYDSHDGLEFSVAE from the coding sequence ATGCGACAGTACCTCGAGCTCGTCGACGCGGTCCTCTCCGAGGGCACGTACAAGCCAAACCGGACCGGCGTCGACACGATTTCGTCGTTTAGCGAGCACTACGAGGTCGACTTACAGGAGGGGTATCCCCTGCTGACGACCAAACGGATGGACGGCTACCGCTGGAACTCGATGCTCCACGAGATGTGCTGGTATCTCTCCGGCGAGGAACACATTCGAACGCTGCGCGACGAGACCAAAATCTGGGACGCGTGGGCCGACGAGGAGGGACGACTCGACACCGCCTACGGTCGGTTCTGGCGGCGGTACCCGATTCCGGACGACGAGGCGCAACTCGAGGGCGAATCCTGGCCCGACGAGACCCACCGGTGGGTCACCGAGGAAGCGGACGGCCGCCGCACGTTCGATCAACTGCAGTACGTCGTCGACACGCTCTCGGACAGTCCGAACTCCCGTCGACTCGTCGTCAACGCCTGGCATCCGGCCAACGCGGCCGTCTCGACGTTGCCGCCGTGTCACTACTCGTTCGTCTTCAACGTGCAAGGCGACCGCCTGAACTGCCATCTCACCCAGCGCTCGGGCGATACGGCGCTCGGCATTCCGTTCAACATCGCGGCCTACGCGCTCCTGACGAAGGTCATCGCTCAACAGACCGGCTTCGAACCCGGGACGTTCGCACACACCGTCGTCGACACGCACGTCTACTGCGGTCGCGGCGCGCGCGGGGAGTGGTACGCCGACAACCTCCGGGCCCTCCAGTCCCGGCTGGTCGACGCCGACGAGCGGGAGGACTACCTCGACGTTCGCGAGTGGCTCGAGTCCGAAGCGCCCGCCGAAGCCGAGGGCGACGAACGGTTCGATCACGTCCCCGGACTGCTCGAGCAACTGTCCCGGGAGCCCCTCGAGCGACCGACGCTCGAGGTCGCGGACGGGGCGACGATCGACACCCTCTCGTACGACGACGTCGCGCTTGAGGCGTACGACTCCCACGATGGACTCGAGTTCTCGGTGGCCGAATGA
- a CDS encoding MFS transporter codes for MVGLAGTYQFAWPVLRDPIGAQSGASETTIGAVFTVLIVTQTLASFPSGWIRDQYGPRVPLLVATLFLVVGYAGVALVPSVPELYLWFGIGGAGVGIAYNVGINTPSEWFRTRRGLTTGAVSMAFSLTSFLLIPFVRWGADTDFTTTLLVLAAATGIATLVATFVIRDPSPESATTPDELASDGGDDGAVSWREMIETRRFWLLYAVFVVNGVGLMLLEKVVTYAGRLGLSTGTAITAAAVVALGQASGVVIGGAASDRLGAERTVSISLILCGLALCATVLVGRLEIGWAFVALAGVTMAFRSPAFGILPGVVNETFGERYASENYGVLLTAKLWGGVFGGIVTSLLATQIGWTPTFIVGASSAVVVGIAALFALRSP; via the coding sequence ATGGTCGGGCTCGCAGGGACGTACCAGTTCGCGTGGCCGGTGCTTCGGGATCCGATCGGCGCACAGTCGGGCGCGTCAGAAACTACCATCGGGGCGGTGTTCACCGTTCTGATAGTGACCCAGACGCTCGCGTCGTTTCCGTCCGGCTGGATCCGCGACCAGTACGGACCGCGAGTGCCGCTGCTCGTCGCCACCCTCTTTCTCGTCGTCGGGTACGCGGGCGTCGCACTCGTGCCGTCGGTTCCCGAACTCTATCTCTGGTTCGGGATCGGCGGCGCCGGCGTCGGAATCGCCTACAACGTCGGGATCAACACTCCATCCGAGTGGTTCCGAACCCGGCGCGGGCTGACGACCGGGGCGGTGAGTATGGCGTTCAGCCTGACGAGTTTCCTGCTCATTCCGTTCGTCCGATGGGGTGCCGATACCGACTTCACGACGACGCTGCTCGTGCTGGCCGCCGCGACGGGGATCGCGACGCTCGTCGCCACTTTCGTCATCAGAGATCCCAGTCCGGAGTCTGCGACCACGCCCGACGAACTCGCGAGCGACGGTGGGGACGACGGAGCGGTCTCGTGGCGAGAGATGATCGAGACGAGACGGTTCTGGTTGCTGTACGCCGTCTTCGTCGTCAACGGCGTCGGGCTCATGCTCCTCGAGAAGGTGGTCACCTACGCGGGTCGGCTCGGTCTCTCGACGGGGACGGCGATCACCGCCGCGGCGGTCGTCGCGCTCGGCCAGGCGTCCGGCGTGGTGATCGGCGGCGCTGCGTCGGATCGACTGGGCGCCGAACGGACCGTCTCTATCTCGTTGATACTCTGCGGACTCGCCCTCTGTGCGACCGTCCTGGTCGGTCGACTGGAAATCGGCTGGGCGTTCGTCGCCCTCGCAGGCGTCACGATGGCGTTTCGGAGTCCGGCGTTCGGTATCCTGCCCGGAGTCGTTAACGAGACGTTCGGCGAGCGCTACGCCTCGGAAAACTACGGCGTGTTGCTCACGGCGAAACTGTGGGGCGGCGTCTTCGGTGGCATCGTAACGAGCCTGCTCGCCACTCAAATCGGCTGGACGCCGACGTTCATCGTCGGTGCGAGTTCCGCAGTCGTCGTCGGTATCGCCGCGCTCTTCGCGCTCCGGTCTCCGTGA
- the acnA gene encoding aconitate hydratase AcnA, whose translation MATDAFSEAIREFEHDGETYKMADLTVLEEQGLCDLEKLPVSIRVLLEAVLRNVDGDMVSAQDVKNAASWQPDVPDVEVPFQPSRVVLQDLTGVPAVVDLAALRSAADRAGKDPSIVEPEVPCDLVIDHSVQVDYFGSEDAYEQNVELEYERNEERYRAIKWAQQAFEDFNVVPPGTGIVHQVNLEHLGKVVHAREEDGEQWLLPDTLVGTDSHTPMINGIGVVGWGVGGIEAEAALLGQPITMTLPEVVGVELTGELPEGATATDLVLHITEKLRQVGVVDKFVEFYGDGVSQLSVADRATISNMSPEHGCTISMFPVDDATLDYLELTGRDEDHIELVREYLEAQGLFGDHDPEFTETVEFDLGSVEPSLAGHKKPHARIPMGDLDEHFPTLLAEEGVIDSGAAESDGGLVAKGQPGLDEKIPVTLEDGTEVEIGHGSVLVSAITSCTNTSNPSVMVAAGLLARNALEQGLDVPDYVKTSLAPGSKVVTEYLKQADLLDDLEGLGYHVVGYGCTTCIGNAGPLAEPIEAAIDEHDLWTTSVLSGNRNFEARIHPKIRANYLASPPLVVAYGLAGKMDIDLENEPIGTNDEGEEIFLEDIWPDPEEVRETIHNSVSSELFKDKYASVFEGDDRWEALDAPTGEVYDWDSESTYIREPPFFQDFPLEEPGVEDIANARCLLTLGDTVTTDHISPAGPFSEDLPAGQWLSERGVEPYEFNTYGSRRGNHEVMMRGTFANVRIENQMLDGKEGGYTIHHPTGEETTVFEASERYREEDTPLIVMAGEELGTGSSRDWAAKGTDLLGIRATIGQSYERIYRDNLLGMGVLPLQFEAGEGWEELGLDGSEYFEINGLDDGLEPNAELTVVAEDDAGETTEFDVTAQVGTPAAVKYVENGGVLHLVLRRLLTE comes from the coding sequence ATGGCAACTGATGCGTTCTCGGAGGCGATCCGGGAATTCGAACACGACGGCGAAACATATAAGATGGCCGATCTGACGGTCCTCGAGGAGCAGGGCCTCTGTGACCTCGAGAAACTACCGGTAAGCATTCGCGTGCTTCTCGAGGCGGTGCTCCGAAACGTCGACGGCGACATGGTCTCGGCACAGGACGTCAAAAACGCGGCCTCCTGGCAGCCGGACGTCCCGGACGTCGAGGTCCCCTTCCAGCCCTCCCGCGTCGTGCTGCAGGATCTGACCGGCGTTCCGGCGGTCGTCGACCTGGCCGCGCTGCGGTCGGCCGCGGACCGCGCGGGCAAGGATCCGTCCATCGTCGAACCCGAAGTCCCCTGTGACCTCGTGATCGACCATAGCGTGCAGGTCGATTACTTCGGCAGCGAGGACGCCTACGAACAGAACGTGGAACTCGAGTACGAGCGCAACGAGGAGCGATATCGTGCGATCAAGTGGGCTCAGCAGGCCTTCGAGGACTTCAACGTCGTCCCGCCGGGAACGGGGATCGTTCACCAGGTCAACCTCGAACACCTTGGGAAAGTCGTTCACGCACGCGAAGAGGACGGCGAGCAGTGGCTCCTGCCCGACACCCTCGTCGGCACGGATAGCCACACCCCGATGATCAACGGCATCGGCGTCGTCGGCTGGGGCGTCGGCGGGATCGAGGCCGAAGCGGCCCTTCTGGGCCAGCCAATCACGATGACCCTCCCCGAGGTCGTCGGAGTCGAACTCACGGGCGAACTCCCTGAGGGCGCAACCGCGACGGACCTCGTGCTCCACATCACGGAGAAGCTCCGACAGGTCGGCGTCGTCGACAAGTTCGTCGAGTTCTACGGCGACGGGGTCTCTCAGCTCTCGGTCGCCGACCGCGCGACCATTTCGAACATGTCGCCCGAGCACGGCTGTACAATCTCGATGTTCCCCGTCGACGACGCGACGCTCGACTACCTCGAACTCACCGGCCGCGACGAGGACCACATCGAACTCGTCCGCGAGTACTTGGAAGCGCAGGGCCTGTTCGGCGACCACGACCCGGAGTTCACCGAGACGGTCGAGTTCGACCTCGGCTCCGTCGAACCCAGCCTCGCGGGTCACAAGAAACCCCACGCCCGGATTCCGATGGGCGATCTCGACGAACACTTCCCGACGCTGCTCGCCGAAGAGGGCGTCATCGACTCCGGAGCCGCAGAGAGCGACGGCGGACTCGTTGCCAAGGGACAGCCCGGACTCGACGAGAAGATCCCCGTCACGCTCGAGGACGGCACCGAAGTCGAGATCGGCCACGGCTCCGTCTTAGTGAGCGCGATCACGAGCTGTACGAACACCTCGAACCCGTCGGTGATGGTCGCCGCGGGACTGCTCGCGCGCAACGCGCTCGAGCAGGGACTCGACGTCCCCGACTACGTCAAGACCAGCCTCGCACCCGGCAGCAAGGTCGTCACGGAGTACCTGAAGCAGGCCGACCTGCTCGACGACCTCGAGGGACTTGGCTACCACGTCGTCGGCTACGGCTGTACGACCTGTATCGGCAACGCCGGCCCGCTCGCCGAACCGATCGAGGCCGCCATCGACGAACACGACCTCTGGACGACGAGCGTCCTCTCGGGCAACCGGAACTTCGAGGCGCGCATCCACCCGAAGATCCGCGCGAACTACCTCGCCAGCCCACCCCTCGTGGTGGCCTACGGCCTCGCGGGCAAGATGGACATCGACCTCGAGAACGAACCGATCGGCACGAACGACGAGGGCGAGGAGATCTTCCTCGAGGACATCTGGCCGGATCCGGAAGAGGTCAGAGAGACGATCCACAACAGCGTCTCCTCCGAGCTATTCAAGGACAAGTACGCGAGCGTCTTCGAGGGTGATGACCGCTGGGAGGCGCTCGACGCACCCACCGGCGAGGTCTACGACTGGGATTCGGAGTCGACCTACATCCGCGAACCGCCGTTCTTCCAGGACTTCCCGCTCGAGGAACCCGGCGTCGAGGACATCGCGAACGCTCGCTGTCTGCTCACGCTGGGCGATACGGTTACGACCGACCACATCAGCCCGGCCGGGCCGTTCAGCGAGGATCTGCCGGCCGGTCAGTGGCTAAGCGAACGCGGCGTCGAACCGTACGAGTTCAACACCTACGGCTCCCGCCGCGGGAACCACGAGGTCATGATGCGCGGCACCTTCGCGAACGTCCGCATCGAGAACCAGATGTTAGACGGCAAGGAGGGCGGCTACACGATTCACCACCCGACCGGTGAGGAGACTACCGTCTTCGAGGCTTCCGAGCGCTACCGCGAGGAGGATACCCCGCTGATCGTCATGGCCGGCGAGGAACTCGGGACCGGTTCGAGCCGCGACTGGGCCGCGAAGGGAACTGACCTGCTCGGTATCCGCGCGACCATCGGCCAGAGCTACGAGCGGATCTACCGCGACAACCTCCTCGGCATGGGCGTCCTGCCCCTGCAGTTCGAAGCGGGCGAGGGCTGGGAGGAACTCGGCCTCGACGGCTCCGAGTACTTCGAGATCAACGGGCTGGACGACGGCCTCGAGCCCAACGCCGAACTCACCGTCGTCGCCGAAGACGATGCGGGTGAAACCACCGAATTCGACGTGACCGCGCAGGTTGGGACGCCTGCAGCCGTCAAGTACGTCGAGAACGGCGGCGTGCTCCACCTCGTGCTCCGGCGTCTGCTCACGGAGTAA
- a CDS encoding dihydrofolate reductase, whose protein sequence is MSGDGSTDEPALETDRELVGIVAVAENGVIGKDGDMPWHVPEDLAHFKETTMDHPLIMGRVTYEGILEALGEPLPGRTTVVLTGQDLDTRENVVVAGSLEEALERAETAARENHGDVDRVFVAGGATVYEQFLPAIDRLIVTEIDDDPDGDAYFPEWDRDAFEEVSRDEREGFAFLEYVRTP, encoded by the coding sequence ATGAGCGGCGACGGATCGACCGACGAACCGGCCCTCGAGACCGACCGCGAACTCGTCGGGATCGTCGCCGTCGCCGAAAACGGCGTCATCGGCAAGGACGGCGACATGCCGTGGCACGTTCCGGAAGATCTCGCACACTTCAAGGAGACGACGATGGATCACCCCCTGATCATGGGTCGGGTCACCTACGAGGGCATTCTCGAGGCGCTCGGCGAACCGCTTCCGGGACGAACGACAGTCGTGTTGACGGGCCAGGATCTCGATACCCGTGAAAACGTGGTCGTCGCGGGCAGTCTCGAGGAGGCACTCGAGCGGGCGGAGACGGCAGCGCGCGAGAACCACGGCGACGTCGACCGCGTTTTCGTCGCCGGCGGCGCGACCGTCTACGAACAGTTCCTGCCCGCGATCGATCGGCTGATCGTGACCGAAATCGACGACGATCCCGACGGCGACGCGTACTTTCCCGAGTGGGATCGGGACGCGTTCGAGGAGGTCTCCCGCGACGAACGCGAGGGATTCGCCTTTCTCGAGTACGTTCGGACGCCGTAA